Proteins from a genomic interval of Oreochromis aureus strain Israel breed Guangdong linkage group 6, ZZ_aureus, whole genome shotgun sequence:
- the si:dkey-27j5.5 gene encoding GTP-binding protein Rhes: MEMGSISTGTPTTPVTVSHQIKRATTDHPQFRGNMEGQCAGSSKVLLAYKNASQHLNSSGIKAGLGILKVATSQWKQEKKTLSGAAARQMSAPNNSHPCKRSPLDQLAALVLHGQTRHRQISQGHPQDPLYFTKPQNSKRIVVLGAPRVGKTSILRRYLRDGFVEEYKPTSEDFLRKLFRIRGETYQIDILDASRERDFPAKRRLSILTGDIFLLVFSLDDRSSFEEVCALRKEILAAKSKLIRSTVPEHCAQPQVPLVVCANKVDLQESERAITKAEVIQALGDDCAYFETSAKESTNLEKVFESLAKRGGLPTETGPSQHRKVSLRSYQAMRSGRVAGRGKQVSDRDVPCGTLYPLARRPSFTTDLRQVVGPHTTRKPGKGLEKCYIQ, translated from the exons ATGGAAATGGGTAGCATCTCTACCGGCACACCGACCACCCCCGTCACAGTTTCCCACCAGATCAAACGCGCTACAACAGATCATCCTCAGTTTCGTGGTAATATGGAAGGGCAGTGCGCGGGTTCATCCAAAGTTTTACTGGCTTACAAAAACGCATCGCAGCACTTGAATTCGTCTGGAATCAAAGCGGGCTTGGGCATACTTAAAGTCGCTACCTCCCAAtggaagcaggaaaaaaagactCTTTCAGGAGCAGCCGCAAGGCAAATGTCCGCTCCCAACAACAGCCACCCTTGCAAGAGATCCCCACTGGATCAGCTGGCAGCTCTGGTTCTCCATGGTCAAACCCGGCATCGCCAGATTAGTCAGGGGCACCCACAAGATCCTCTTTACTTCACCAAGCCACAGAACTCTAAGCGCATCGTAGTTCTTGGTGCTCCGCGGGTCGGAAAGACCTCAATCTTAAGAAGATACCTGCGAGACGGATTTGTGGAGGAGTACAAGCCCACCTCCGAGGATTTCCTAAGGAAACTGTTTCGCATCCGCGGGGAGACCTACCAAATTGACATCCTGGATGCATCCAGGGAACGGGACTTCCCAGCCAAGCGGCGGCTGTCTATCCTCACTG GGGACATTTTTCTTCTAGTATTCAGTTTAGATGATCGGAGCTCTTTCGAAGAGGTGTGCGCACTGCGAAAGGAAATTCTGGCTGCTAAATCCAAGCTCATCAGATCCACTGTGCCAGAGCATTGCGCACAGCCACAGGTTCCTCTGGTGGTCTGCGCCAACAAGGTGGATCTCCAGGAATCCGAGAGAGCGATAACTAAGGCAGAGGTTATCCAAGCCCTCGGGGATGACTGCGCCTATTTTGAAACGTCTGCAAAAGAGAGCACTAATCTCGAAAAAGTATTCGAGAGTTTGGCAAAGCGAGGTGGGCTTCCGACCGAAACTGGCCCGTCGCAACACCGCAAAGTCTCTCTCCGCTCGTATCAGGCAATGCGGAGCGGCCGTGTAGCGGGGAGGGGGAAGCAGGTCTCCGATAGAGATGTTCCCTGCGGCACACTGTACCCACTGGCCCGGCGACCGAGTTTTACCACCGACCTTCGTCAAGTTGTTGGACCACATACGACAAGAAAGCCCGGCAAAGGACTGGAGAAATGTTATATTcagtga